Genomic DNA from Gallaecimonas pentaromativorans:
ACAGGGCTTGTCCGCATACCACGCAGTGATAAACCCCTGGTCTATCCTCATGCAGGTACTCGCCGGTAAAGGGTCTTTCAGTCGCACCTTGCTGGGTGACCGCTTCAGCGGCGGCGCTCAGAGGGCCTTTCCAACCTTCTTTGCTCATAAAACACTCCGTTTATGTAATTTGTTTTCATAAAGACCGGCTTTGTGGCGGATAGGACTTGATAACTGCCGGCCTTTCTGTAAATTTACTACCAATTTCTTTCAGCAATAGCAGATAAGGACACTATCATGCGGGTTGCCATTAACGGTTATGGTCGTATCGGTCGCAACATCCTGCGCGCACTTTTCGAATCCGAGAAAAGCTATGACATCGACATCGTTGCCATCAACGATCTGGGCGATGCTGCCATCAATGCTCACCTGACCCAGTACGACACCATTCACGGCCGCTTTAACGCCAAGGTCAGCCACGACGAAAAAGCGCTGTACATCAACGACAAAGCCATTGCCATTTACAGCGAGCGTGACCCGTCCAAACTGCCCTGGGGCGAGCTTGGCATTGACATCGTGTTCGAGTGTACCGGCCTTTTCACCACCGGTGAAAGCGCCAAGGCGCACCTTGGAGCCGGCGCCAAGAAGGTCTTGATCTCCGCCCCTGGCAAGAACGTGGATGCCACCGTGGTCTATGGCGTCAACCATGACGTGTTGACCAAGGACATGACCATTGTTTCCAATGCGTCCTGTACCACCAACTGTCTGGCGCCCATCGCCAAGCCCCTGAACGATACCCTGGGTATCGAAAGCGGCCTGATGACCACCATTCACTCCTACACCAACGATCAGCGCCTGACCGACGTGTACCACTCGGACTTGCACCGTGCCCGCGCCGCCGCGCTCAACATGATCCCCACCAAAACCGGCGCTGCCGCCGCGGTGGGCCTGGTGGTTCCGGCCCTCAAAGGCAAAGTGGACGGTATGGCGGTACGGGTACCCACTGCCAACGTCTCTTTGGTGGATCTGACCTTCACCGCCGGTCGCGACACCAGCATCGAAGAAGTGAACGCCATCCTCAGCGAAGCGGCCAGCCATGGCGCGCTGTCCGAAGTGCTGGCCATCAACACCGCACCGCTGGTGTCCATGGACTTCAACCACGTGGCCTTTTCATCCAACTTTGACGCCACCCAAACCCGGGTACAGGGCCGCCTGGTCAAGGTGATGAGCTGGTACGACAACGAGTGGGGTTTCTCCAACCGGATGCTCGATACCGCCACGGCCATGATGGCCGCCAAGTAAAAATGAAATGGGGCCAACGGGCCCCATTTTCAATGCTCGGCCAATAACGCCGAGGCCGGTAGCGATTGGCTCTGCCACTCATCCAAAAAAGCTTCAAACTCTTCCGCTGCCAGGGCTTTTGAGCACAAATACCCTTGGTACTGCTCCCCTTGCAGGCTACGGATAAAGTCCAGCTGCTCGCGGGTTTCTACCCCTTCTGCCACCACATCCAATTGCAGGCTATGGGCCAGGGCAATCACTGCCTGAACGATGGCGGCGTCCTGGGCATCGCGCATCACCCCGGCGGTAAAGGAGCGGTCAATCTTGAGCCGGTCGATGGGGAAGCGTTTGAGCTGGGCCAGGTTGGAATAGCCGGTGCCAAAATCGTCGATGGAGATCAAAATGCCCAGCCGCCTCAGTTCAAGCAAAATGCCACGCGCCCGGTCGGGGTTTTGCATAACCGCACTTTCGGTCAGCTCCAGCTCCAAAAAGCGCGGGTCAAGGCCGGTTTCATCCAGCACCCTTTTCACCATGTCCACAAAATCGTGCTGGTTAAGCTGCACCGGCGACAGGTTCACCGCTACCGGCACCGTAATGCGCCCTTCGGCATGCCAGCGGGCGGTTTGAATGCAAGCGGTGCGCAGCACCCATTCACCCAAGGGCAAAATAAGGCCGGTGTCTTCGGCCAGAGGAATGATTTTATCTGGCGAGACTGTGCCAAGCTCTTCGTCATGCCAGCGCAGTAGCGCCTCAAGGCCGGTCAGGGCATCGTCGCTGGTGGCAATCTTGGGTTGGTAGGCAAGGCTCAAACCGCCCTCCTCCAGCGCCAGGCGAAGGCGCCGCTCCAGCACGTTGCGCTTCTCCGCCATCGAGACCATACCGGCTTCGAAAAATTGAAAGTTATTGCGTCCACCAGCCTTGGCGTAGTACATGGCGGCATCGGCGTGGATCATCAGCTCGTGGGCGTCAGCGCCGTTCTCCGGGTAACAGCTGACACCGACGCTCGAAGAGATGCGCACTTCGTTGCCTTCCAGTTCAAAGGCGGTGGCCATGGCCTCGACGATGCGAGCAGCAATGCCCACACATTGCACCTTGTCGGTACCGGGCGGGGTTAGCACCATAAATTCGTCCCCGCCGACCCGGGCGATGAGGTCGTCTTCGCGCAGGGCTTCTCTCAGCCGAGTGGCCGCCGCCTTGATAAGGCTGTCGCCGACGTGGTGGCCAAGGGAGTCGTTGACGTTTTTAAAGCGGTCCAGGTCGACGAAAAACACCGAGAACGGCAGCAAATGGCGCTTGGCGCGGCGCAGCACCGTATCGAGGTGCTCTTCA
This window encodes:
- a CDS encoding putative bifunctional diguanylate cyclase/phosphodiesterase; this encodes MQGSYDWALVALSFVVAMMASYTALDLAGRVRASKGLARRLWLWGGAFAMGTGIWAMHFIGMLALTLPVRMGYDLTMTLVSMVASVLSSALALKIVSLGRLNWLRLGGGGLAMGTGICVMHYLGMAAMKMEPAISYDPALFSLSVVIAISASIAALWLAFRLNDLSRRTPFWYRLAAAVVMGIAICGMHYTGMAAANMSPHSMGIGASAMAPAQLSITIALVAGCIMVTSLILSVYDAHLASHHARMAASLQQANDELKSMVLRDPLTRLPNRLLFEEHLDTVLRRAKRHLLPFSVFFVDLDRFKNVNDSLGHHVGDSLIKAAATRLREALREDDLIARVGGDEFMVLTPPGTDKVQCVGIAARIVEAMATAFELEGNEVRISSSVGVSCYPENGADAHELMIHADAAMYYAKAGGRNNFQFFEAGMVSMAEKRNVLERRLRLALEEGGLSLAYQPKIATSDDALTGLEALLRWHDEELGTVSPDKIIPLAEDTGLILPLGEWVLRTACIQTARWHAEGRITVPVAVNLSPVQLNQHDFVDMVKRVLDETGLDPRFLELELTESAVMQNPDRARGILLELRRLGILISIDDFGTGYSNLAQLKRFPIDRLKIDRSFTAGVMRDAQDAAIVQAVIALAHSLQLDVVAEGVETREQLDFIRSLQGEQYQGYLCSKALAAEEFEAFLDEWQSQSLPASALLAEH
- the gap gene encoding type I glyceraldehyde-3-phosphate dehydrogenase, yielding MRVAINGYGRIGRNILRALFESEKSYDIDIVAINDLGDAAINAHLTQYDTIHGRFNAKVSHDEKALYINDKAIAIYSERDPSKLPWGELGIDIVFECTGLFTTGESAKAHLGAGAKKVLISAPGKNVDATVVYGVNHDVLTKDMTIVSNASCTTNCLAPIAKPLNDTLGIESGLMTTIHSYTNDQRLTDVYHSDLHRARAAALNMIPTKTGAAAAVGLVVPALKGKVDGMAVRVPTANVSLVDLTFTAGRDTSIEEVNAILSEAASHGALSEVLAINTAPLVSMDFNHVAFSSNFDATQTRVQGRLVKVMSWYDNEWGFSNRMLDTATAMMAAK